One Terriglobia bacterium genomic window carries:
- a CDS encoding chorismate mutase → MDIADWRKKIDDLDCRLVELLNERARCAQEIGRLKRGTNQPVYEPDREKVIHENVHRANRGPLADRDLTMIYERLIDVMRKIQKDEFVPKPKANGGDTELEAEIND, encoded by the coding sequence ATGGACATCGCGGATTGGCGCAAGAAAATCGACGACCTGGACTGCCGTCTGGTGGAGTTGCTCAACGAGCGCGCCCGCTGCGCGCAGGAGATCGGACGGCTCAAGCGCGGCACCAACCAACCGGTTTACGAGCCCGACCGCGAGAAGGTGATCCACGAAAACGTGCACCGCGCCAACCGCGGTCCGCTCGCCGATCGCGACCTCACCATGATCTACGAGCGCCTGATTGACGTGATGCGTAAGATCCAGAAAGACGAATTCGTTCCGAAACCAAAGGCCAACGGCGGCGACACCGAGTTGGAAGCAGAGATTAACGATTAA